One window of the Parasphingopyxis algicola genome contains the following:
- the rplI gene encoding 50S ribosomal protein L9 — MDIILLERVGNLGTIGDVVTVKDGFARNFLLPNKKALRANKANKALFEANRERLEKENEERRAAAATEGDKLDGMTIELIRQASQTGQLYGSVAVRDIVAELEAKGEPVTKKQVVLERPIKAIGMYEVRIALHAEVDATIKVNVARSPEEAERQAEGIDVIAEMFEKEQAEIAVAEIGAADEEEAETAETEVAEGAEEDASDEAGEETSEDAEETASYDAEEATEESGSDEENGEEKA, encoded by the coding sequence ATGGATATCATTCTGCTCGAACGCGTCGGCAATCTCGGCACCATCGGCGATGTCGTGACCGTGAAAGACGGTTTCGCCCGCAACTTCCTGCTGCCGAACAAGAAGGCCCTGCGCGCCAACAAGGCGAACAAGGCGCTTTTCGAAGCCAATCGCGAACGGCTCGAAAAGGAAAACGAGGAGCGCCGCGCCGCGGCCGCGACCGAAGGCGATAAGCTCGACGGCATGACCATCGAACTGATCCGCCAGGCATCGCAGACCGGCCAGCTCTACGGCTCGGTTGCGGTCCGCGACATCGTGGCCGAGCTCGAAGCCAAGGGCGAACCGGTGACGAAGAAGCAGGTCGTTCTCGAACGGCCGATCAAGGCGATCGGCATGTACGAGGTGCGGATTGCGCTGCACGCCGAAGTCGATGCGACTATCAAGGTCAATGTCGCCCGTTCGCCCGAAGAGGCGGAGCGTCAGGCGGAAGGCATCGATGTCATCGCCGAGATGTTCGAAAAGGAACAGGCCGAGATCGCTGTCGCCGAAATCGGCGCCGCCGACGAGGAAGAGGCTGAAACGGCCGAAACCGAAGTGGCTGAAGGCGCTGAAGAGGACGCTTCGGACGAAGCAGGCGAAGAAACCTCCGAGGACGCTGAAGAAACGGCTTCCTACGATGCCGAAGAGGCGACCGAGGAATCCGGTTCGGACGAGGAAAACGGCGAAGAAAAAGCCTGA
- a CDS encoding helix-turn-helix transcriptional regulator, producing MRRADRLFQIVQYLRGGRLVTAAMLAERLEVSERTIYRDIADLQSTGVPIDGEAGVGYVMRGGFDLPPLMFTHDEIVALVAGARMVRSWGGVTMARAAEEALVKIEAVLPEKERDRAANTQIFAPPMGITEETRQLIDECEAAIEARDVLSFDYRDETGAATSRSVQPLGLWFWGKVWTLIAWCELREDFRMFRLDRMIDAHPAGRTYRPVPERSLAECLRQIEAKYGPQR from the coding sequence ATGCGCCGAGCCGACCGCCTGTTCCAGATCGTGCAATATCTGCGCGGCGGTCGGCTCGTCACTGCGGCGATGCTGGCCGAACGGCTCGAAGTCTCCGAGCGGACCATCTATCGCGATATCGCCGATCTCCAGTCGACCGGCGTTCCGATCGATGGCGAGGCCGGCGTCGGCTACGTCATGCGCGGCGGGTTCGATCTTCCTCCCCTGATGTTCACCCATGACGAGATTGTCGCACTGGTCGCGGGCGCCCGGATGGTCCGGTCCTGGGGCGGCGTGACGATGGCCCGCGCGGCCGAGGAGGCGCTGGTCAAGATCGAGGCCGTGCTCCCCGAAAAAGAACGCGACCGCGCCGCCAACACGCAGATTTTCGCGCCGCCGATGGGCATCACCGAAGAGACGCGACAGCTGATCGATGAATGCGAGGCGGCCATCGAGGCGCGCGACGTCCTCTCCTTCGACTATCGCGACGAGACCGGCGCCGCGACCAGCCGCTCGGTCCAGCCGCTCGGCCTGTGGTTCTGGGGCAAGGTCTGGACGCTCATCGCCTGGTGCGAGCTGCGCGAGGATTTCCGGATGTTCCGGCTCGACCGGATGATCGACGCCCACCCTGCCGGCCGGACCTACCGGCCCGTGCCCGAACGTTCGCTTGCCGAATGCCTGCGGCAGATCGAAGCGAAATACGGCCCCCAGCGCTAG
- a CDS encoding tryptophan 7-halogenase: protein MTQDPSPLSTIAMFGKRDEIWPVAALLAKNLPGRIRLTIIEDPGEPAPPGALTLACDNPFHECIGVTVRDLVRHCNGTLGLGTDHRDWHGEGGRFFAAPSGTVPAINGIALHHIMLRAASMYEEPEKLAHLLEPFRFAARAALAGKFSFPTDDRGSPLTMLGPTVQCDRTAYAAFLKDRFPASAAQIFEASPVGADIDSDEGYIRSVGLADGRAITADFFVDVSGALSGVLPEECTPDAQRLTDILAFDRVLSGRGGEARPDHSHTVAKALPGGLSIATPLGDGAVSELLFTSGAMDEAVAQRLVASSAESRPFEPRITDAPWTGNLARLGSAAVRFGPHQSADMRLLHEQALHLVRCLPATRRMDIEATEFNRKQARSAEQIRDFLLLPLVLNGRNDAPWAGMREAALPETLAIRLEQFRSRGRFVTFDNEQFDRQTWIDMMIGFGVVPERYDPAAQSIDMRHVQPVLKRMVDAFTQAIDYMPDLARYRQDFAEGTL from the coding sequence ATGACGCAGGACCCTTCGCCGCTTTCCACCATTGCGATGTTCGGCAAGCGCGATGAAATCTGGCCGGTCGCCGCCCTGCTGGCGAAAAACCTGCCCGGCCGCATCCGCCTGACGATTATCGAAGATCCGGGCGAACCGGCCCCGCCGGGCGCACTTACCCTGGCCTGCGACAATCCGTTTCATGAGTGCATCGGCGTGACGGTCCGCGATCTGGTCCGGCACTGCAACGGGACCTTGGGACTGGGGACGGATCATCGCGACTGGCACGGCGAGGGCGGCCGTTTCTTCGCGGCGCCGTCCGGCACCGTCCCGGCTATCAACGGCATCGCTCTGCATCACATCATGTTGCGGGCGGCGTCGATGTACGAAGAGCCCGAAAAGCTGGCCCATCTCCTCGAGCCGTTCCGCTTTGCCGCGCGCGCGGCCTTGGCCGGAAAATTCTCCTTCCCCACGGACGATCGCGGATCCCCGCTGACCATGCTCGGCCCAACGGTCCAGTGCGATCGCACCGCCTATGCAGCGTTCCTGAAGGACCGCTTCCCGGCGTCCGCCGCGCAGATATTCGAGGCATCGCCAGTCGGCGCCGACATCGATTCCGACGAGGGCTATATCCGCTCGGTCGGGCTGGCCGACGGACGGGCGATCACCGCGGATTTCTTCGTCGATGTTTCGGGCGCGCTGTCGGGCGTGTTGCCTGAAGAGTGCACGCCCGATGCGCAGCGGCTGACCGATATCCTGGCCTTCGACCGGGTCCTGAGTGGCCGGGGCGGAGAAGCACGGCCGGACCACAGCCATACAGTGGCCAAGGCCCTGCCGGGCGGCCTGTCGATAGCGACGCCGCTCGGCGATGGTGCCGTTTCGGAACTGCTGTTCACGTCCGGCGCCATGGACGAAGCGGTGGCGCAGCGGCTGGTCGCGTCCTCGGCGGAATCGCGTCCGTTCGAGCCCCGCATCACGGACGCACCGTGGACGGGAAATCTCGCGCGACTGGGCAGCGCAGCGGTGCGTTTCGGGCCGCACCAGTCCGCCGATATGCGGTTGCTGCACGAACAGGCGCTGCATCTCGTGCGCTGCCTGCCGGCCACCCGGCGCATGGATATCGAGGCGACCGAATTCAATCGCAAACAGGCCCGTTCGGCCGAGCAGATTCGCGACTTCCTCCTGCTGCCGCTAGTCCTGAACGGCCGGAACGATGCGCCCTGGGCCGGCATGCGCGAGGCCGCGCTTCCCGAAACCCTGGCAATCCGGCTCGAACAGTTCCGAAGCCGCGGGCGCTTCGTCACCTTCGACAATGAGCAGTTCGACCGCCAGACGTGGATTGACATGATGATCGGCTTCGGCGTCGTGCCGGAGCGGTACGACCCCGCGGCGCAGTCGATCGACATGCGCCATGTCCAACCGGTCCTGAAGCGCATGGTCGACGCTTTCACCCAGGCCATCGATTACATGCCGGATCTGGCCCGCTATCGGCAGGATTTTGCCGAGGGAACGCTGTAA
- a CDS encoding cation:proton antiporter: protein MDNIPFLLQLDPRDIFYTIIGVALLGLTLQPALSRYRFANIPLIYIAIGAGLALIGLPALDPLDGGLSALVIEHASELIVIISLAGAGLAIDTKESWRNWQASFRLLLVSMPLTILAVFLLAFYLVGMPWASAMLLAAALAPTDPVLARSVQVGPPGKKETPMQVALTAEAGLNDGLAFPFVYLAITAATLGFAGSGFPDWGWSWLGYDFFYRVVAGWLIGYGCGYVISRIVFSRFGDARQGAWNSIIVILAATLIAYGVAESFDAYGFLSVFASARAGRANSRGTDGESYEKYVHHGADQLETILLALLLLWFGMFVGAGALESIGWAEIALAVLIVLVIRPASGMLSLLGYSCENLERIKVAFFGIRGMGTVFYIAYAQNHADFDGIESIWRIAAATILLSIILHGFAANFVLDDGEEDEQHPYKADDPDKAPAS from the coding sequence ATGGATAACATTCCGTTTCTCCTGCAACTCGATCCGCGCGACATATTCTACACGATCATCGGCGTCGCGCTGCTCGGACTGACATTGCAACCGGCGCTGAGCCGATACCGGTTCGCGAATATCCCGCTCATCTACATCGCCATCGGGGCCGGGCTGGCGCTGATCGGTCTGCCGGCACTGGATCCGCTGGACGGCGGCCTGTCCGCGCTGGTGATCGAGCATGCATCGGAGCTGATCGTCATCATCTCGCTGGCCGGGGCCGGTCTCGCGATCGACACCAAGGAAAGCTGGCGCAACTGGCAGGCTTCGTTCCGCCTGCTGCTCGTGTCGATGCCGCTCACCATTCTGGCCGTGTTCCTGCTCGCCTTCTATCTGGTGGGCATGCCCTGGGCGAGCGCCATGCTGTTGGCGGCTGCCCTCGCTCCGACGGATCCCGTACTGGCGCGCTCGGTTCAGGTTGGGCCACCCGGCAAGAAGGAGACGCCGATGCAGGTCGCGCTGACGGCGGAGGCGGGGCTGAACGACGGGCTGGCCTTTCCGTTCGTCTATCTCGCGATCACCGCTGCAACCCTGGGATTTGCGGGGTCGGGCTTTCCCGACTGGGGCTGGTCGTGGCTCGGCTATGATTTCTTCTACCGGGTCGTGGCCGGCTGGCTCATCGGCTATGGCTGCGGCTATGTGATATCCCGGATCGTGTTCAGCCGCTTCGGCGATGCCCGGCAAGGCGCGTGGAACTCGATCATCGTCATCCTGGCCGCGACGCTGATCGCCTATGGCGTCGCGGAAAGTTTCGACGCGTACGGCTTTCTCTCGGTGTTCGCCTCCGCCCGCGCGGGCCGGGCCAATTCGCGCGGAACCGACGGCGAATCCTACGAGAAATATGTCCATCACGGCGCCGACCAGCTCGAGACGATCCTGCTGGCCCTGCTGCTGCTGTGGTTCGGCATGTTCGTCGGCGCCGGGGCGCTGGAAAGCATCGGCTGGGCGGAAATCGCGCTGGCGGTCCTGATCGTGCTGGTGATCCGGCCGGCCAGCGGCATGTTGTCGCTACTCGGATATTCCTGCGAAAATCTGGAACGGATCAAGGTCGCCTTTTTCGGGATACGGGGCATGGGGACGGTGTTCTACATCGCCTATGCCCAGAACCATGCCGATTTCGACGGAATCGAGAGCATATGGCGGATCGCGGCGGCCACGATATTGCTGTCGATCATACTCCACGGCTTCGCGGCCAATTTCGTCCTGGACGACGGGGAAGAGGACGAACAGCATCCCTACAAGGCGGACGATCCGGATAAAGCACCCGCATCATAG
- a CDS encoding Crp/Fnr family transcriptional regulator, translated as MTDSCLVHKLDIFLQLTDREKGALTELEKSPRDYAAGETIIEEGDDADTLYIVQHGWLYSSNMLADGSRQILLLHYPGDILGTASIAFDEAGSSVVAGEPATLCRFPKNALGRLFDAHPRLAALVYALGMLENVTLSDRLKVLGSSPGKGRLAGFLMEIVSRIRATRDEMITHLDMTLTQADIGDAIGLNKIHVNRLLRELEQEDFAIRRDGRRIEILREDFLCDISSFSDRYREVDTSWFPPPQS; from the coding sequence ATGACAGATTCTTGCCTGGTTCATAAGCTCGATATTTTTCTCCAGCTCACCGATCGTGAAAAGGGCGCGCTTACCGAACTTGAAAAATCGCCCAGGGATTATGCAGCCGGCGAAACGATTATCGAGGAAGGCGACGACGCGGATACGCTCTACATTGTACAGCACGGTTGGCTATATTCGAGCAATATGCTCGCGGACGGCAGCCGGCAGATCCTGCTGCTCCACTATCCCGGCGACATATTGGGGACCGCCAGCATCGCGTTCGACGAGGCGGGTTCGAGCGTCGTTGCCGGCGAACCTGCGACATTGTGCCGCTTTCCGAAAAACGCGCTGGGCCGACTGTTCGACGCGCATCCCAGGCTCGCGGCGCTGGTCTACGCACTGGGTATGCTCGAGAATGTGACGCTCTCCGACCGGCTGAAAGTGCTGGGCAGCTCTCCCGGGAAGGGAAGGCTGGCGGGCTTCCTCATGGAGATCGTCAGTCGGATCCGGGCGACGCGAGACGAAATGATCACCCATCTGGACATGACCTTGACCCAGGCCGACATCGGCGATGCCATTGGCCTCAACAAGATTCACGTCAACCGGCTGCTCCGCGAGCTCGAGCAGGAAGATTTCGCAATCCGGCGCGATGGCAGGCGGATCGAGATCCTCCGCGAAGACTTTCTGTGCGACATCTCGTCCTTTTCCGACCGGTACAGGGAAGTCGATACGAGCTGGTTCCCGCCGCCGCAGAGTTAG
- a CDS encoding DUF1328 domain-containing protein gives MLRWALIFLAIAIVAALLGLGGVAGFAMFLAYGAGILFLVFLVLHFVRGKV, from the coding sequence ATGCTGCGTTGGGCTTTGATATTTCTCGCGATCGCGATCGTTGCCGCCTTGCTCGGGCTGGGCGGCGTCGCCGGTTTCGCGATGTTCCTGGCCTATGGCGCGGGCATTTTGTTTCTGGTCTTCCTCGTCCTGCATTTCGTGCGCGGCAAGGTCTAG
- a CDS encoding class II aldolase/adducin family protein, whose amino-acid sequence MATAVKETATALDVDQGFDIPDPTQIDRLEGKVSDTEWRLRCELAATYRLCAMHAWTDLVFTHISVRLPDEDGEERFLINPYGVMFDEMTASSLVKIDLDGNAKQETPYFVNPAGFTIHSAVHSAREDAGCVIHVHTPYGIAVSVQKEGLRRYTQFSMQVYDDLAYHDYEGIALDLDERERLIADIGEKNLLILRNHGTLTLGENCAIAFLRMYFLENACKTQILAQSVGGAEHLHEESEEMAHRVFEQVAPAFIKGLGDNLVWPGLIRKLNRVNPGFDY is encoded by the coding sequence ATGGCGACGGCAGTGAAGGAAACGGCAACCGCATTGGACGTGGATCAGGGGTTCGATATCCCGGATCCGACACAGATCGATCGCCTCGAGGGCAAGGTATCCGACACCGAGTGGCGGCTCCGCTGCGAGCTGGCGGCCACCTACCGGCTATGCGCGATGCATGCATGGACCGATCTGGTGTTTACGCACATTTCCGTGCGCCTGCCGGACGAGGACGGCGAGGAGCGGTTCCTGATCAACCCCTATGGCGTGATGTTCGACGAGATGACGGCGTCCTCGCTGGTCAAGATCGATCTCGACGGCAATGCGAAACAGGAGACGCCCTATTTCGTCAATCCGGCGGGCTTTACCATTCACAGCGCCGTGCACAGTGCGCGCGAGGATGCCGGATGCGTGATCCATGTCCATACGCCCTACGGGATCGCGGTGTCGGTGCAGAAGGAGGGGCTGCGCCGCTACACGCAATTCTCGATGCAGGTCTATGACGATCTCGCCTATCACGACTATGAGGGCATCGCGCTCGACCTCGACGAACGCGAACGGCTGATCGCCGATATCGGCGAGAAGAACCTGCTGATCCTGCGCAATCACGGCACGCTGACCCTTGGCGAGAATTGCGCGATCGCGTTCCTGCGCATGTATTTCCTGGAGAATGCCTGCAAGACGCAGATCCTCGCGCAGTCTGTCGGCGGCGCCGAGCATCTGCACGAGGAAAGCGAAGAGATGGCGCATCGAGTTTTCGAGCAGGTTGCACCGGCCTTTATCAAGGGCCTGGGCGACAATCTCGTCTGGCCCGGGCTGATCCGGAAACTCAATCGCGTGAATCCCGGTTTCGATTATTGA
- a CDS encoding tryptophan halogenase family protein gives MSDRPDRQVRSIVIVGGGTAGWMTAAAFAHRFSGMGVSITLVESAEIGTVGVGEATLPQIRDFNRSLGIDEAGMMARTSATIKLGIEFCDWGRIGDRYFHPFGAHGEAIGPADFHHYWARLNAARGAAPFGDYCYPIVAAQHNRFALPDDEPESGLSAYSYAFQFDASLYGAFLAAFAQERGTKRVEGKVVSVRTDGESGFIAAIALESGEEIAGDLFIDCSGFRGLLIEQELETGYEDWSGYLPCNRAWAVPCAIKGTVGPYTRSTARTGGWQWRIPLQHRIGNGHVYCDRYIDDQDALDQLMTTLEGEPLADPKQLFFKTGKRRRLWNRNCVAIGLSGGFLEPLESTSIDLIQSGITNLLELFPEKQCAAADVNEYNRLMDLEFERIRDFLMLHYVATQRDDAALWRDMREMEWPDSLAYKIDAFRRRGIVPEYESGLFQPPSWLSVFIGQNILPQSVDPRTEMMTADEIAADLERIHVSISGAVRKTSDHLAFIDGYGASFGGSRAGAA, from the coding sequence GTGAGCGACCGGCCGGACCGGCAGGTCCGAAGCATCGTAATTGTCGGGGGAGGGACCGCGGGCTGGATGACCGCCGCGGCGTTCGCCCATAGATTTTCGGGAATGGGGGTGTCGATCACCCTGGTGGAGTCCGCGGAGATCGGAACCGTCGGCGTCGGCGAGGCGACCCTGCCGCAGATCCGGGATTTTAACCGGTCGCTGGGCATCGACGAGGCCGGGATGATGGCGCGGACCAGCGCGACCATCAAGCTCGGCATCGAGTTTTGCGACTGGGGCCGGATCGGCGACCGCTATTTCCACCCGTTCGGCGCCCATGGCGAGGCGATCGGACCGGCGGATTTCCATCATTACTGGGCGAGGCTGAACGCGGCGCGCGGGGCCGCGCCGTTCGGCGACTATTGCTATCCGATCGTGGCGGCGCAGCATAACCGGTTCGCCTTGCCGGACGACGAACCCGAATCCGGCCTGTCGGCCTATTCCTATGCCTTTCAGTTCGATGCCAGCCTGTACGGCGCGTTTCTCGCCGCCTTCGCGCAGGAGCGCGGCACGAAACGCGTGGAGGGCAAGGTGGTCTCGGTCCGGACGGATGGCGAAAGCGGGTTCATCGCGGCGATCGCGCTGGAATCCGGCGAAGAGATAGCGGGCGACCTGTTTATCGACTGTTCCGGCTTTCGCGGCCTGCTGATCGAGCAGGAGCTGGAAACGGGCTATGAGGACTGGAGCGGCTATCTGCCGTGCAACCGGGCCTGGGCGGTTCCCTGCGCCATAAAGGGTACGGTCGGCCCCTATACGCGGTCGACGGCGCGCACTGGCGGCTGGCAGTGGCGGATCCCGCTCCAGCATCGGATCGGCAACGGCCATGTCTATTGCGACCGCTATATCGACGACCAGGACGCGCTCGACCAGCTGATGACGACCCTGGAGGGCGAACCGCTGGCCGATCCCAAGCAACTGTTCTTCAAGACCGGGAAACGGCGCAGGTTGTGGAACCGGAATTGCGTCGCCATCGGCTTGTCGGGCGGGTTCCTCGAGCCGCTGGAATCGACGAGCATCGATCTGATCCAGAGCGGCATCACCAATCTTCTCGAGCTGTTTCCCGAGAAGCAGTGCGCTGCCGCAGACGTTAACGAGTATAACCGGCTGATGGACCTCGAATTCGAGCGGATCCGGGATTTCCTCATGCTGCATTATGTCGCCACCCAGCGCGACGATGCCGCGCTGTGGCGCGACATGCGCGAAATGGAATGGCCGGACAGCCTCGCCTACAAGATCGACGCGTTTCGACGCCGGGGGATCGTGCCCGAATATGAGAGCGGCCTGTTCCAGCCGCCCAGCTGGCTGTCGGTCTTTATCGGCCAGAATATCCTGCCCCAGTCCGTCGATCCGCGGACCGAGATGATGACGGCGGACGAGATCGCGGCCGATCTCGAACGGATACATGTTTCGATCTCCGGTGCGGTCCGGAAGACGAGCGATCACCTGGCGTTTATCGACGGCTATGGCGCGTCTTTCGGCGGCTCGCGGGCGGGCGCAGCATGA
- the rpsR gene encoding 30S ribosomal protein S18: protein MARPFFRRRKSCPFSGNDAPVIDYKDVKLLQGFLSERGKIVPSRITAVSAKKQRELARAIKRARHIGLLPYIVK, encoded by the coding sequence ATGGCACGCCCATTTTTCCGCCGCCGCAAGAGCTGCCCCTTTTCGGGCAATGACGCGCCGGTCATCGATTACAAGGACGTCAAGCTGCTCCAGGGGTTCCTCTCCGAGCGCGGCAAGATCGTTCCGTCCCGCATCACCGCCGTTTCGGCGAAGAAGCAGCGCGAGCTGGCCCGTGCGATCAAGCGTGCCCGCCATATCGGCCTGCTGCCCTACATCGTGAAATAG
- the rpsF gene encoding 30S ribosomal protein S6 → MALYEHVFLARQDLAQAQVDTLAEEATKIIESNEGKVTRTETWGLKSLAYPIQKNRKAHFVMLHVDGPGSVVAELERQTRINEDVIRYMTIRVDEHEEGPSIMMRKNERDSKRRGRDDDR, encoded by the coding sequence ATGGCTCTGTACGAGCATGTCTTCCTCGCGCGTCAGGACCTGGCCCAGGCCCAGGTCGATACGCTCGCCGAGGAAGCCACGAAGATCATCGAATCGAACGAAGGCAAGGTAACGCGGACCGAGACCTGGGGTCTCAAATCGCTCGCCTATCCGATCCAGAAGAACCGCAAGGCGCATTTCGTGATGCTCCATGTCGACGGCCCGGGTTCCGTTGTCGCGGAGCTGGAACGCCAGACGCGCATCAACGAAGACGTCATTCGCTACATGACGATCCGCGTCGACGAGCATGAAGAAGGCCCGTCGATCATGATGCGCAAGAATGAGCGCGATTCGAAGCGTCGCGGCCGCGACGACGACCGCTAG
- a CDS encoding DUF2189 domain-containing protein: MVKVEEAQVAPATVASDLTIGDLRAALAAGWRDFRAYPAFGLFFAAIFVIAGMFLYFALFNRGEIAWLVPAAAGFPILAPFVAVGLYEVSRRREAGLPMSWGAILGALRGRGDDQILSMGAIVFVAFGFWLIVAHGIFAIFLAQSGIGSESLELFRTGAGIMMLVVGGIVGALMALAFYSITVVSLPMLVDRDVDFITAIIVSLATVRSNTFVLLVWAVFIAVALFVAMLPLFLGLLVVLPVLGHATWHLFRRSVSDAGT, translated from the coding sequence ATGGTCAAGGTCGAAGAAGCTCAGGTAGCGCCGGCGACGGTCGCAAGCGATCTCACGATAGGCGACCTTCGCGCCGCACTTGCTGCGGGCTGGCGCGATTTCAGGGCCTATCCCGCATTCGGACTGTTTTTCGCGGCGATCTTCGTGATTGCCGGGATGTTTCTCTATTTCGCCCTGTTCAACCGCGGCGAGATCGCATGGTTGGTTCCGGCCGCGGCGGGTTTCCCCATTCTCGCGCCGTTCGTCGCCGTGGGGCTCTATGAGGTGAGCCGCCGCCGCGAAGCAGGCCTGCCGATGAGCTGGGGCGCGATCCTCGGGGCGCTGCGCGGGCGCGGCGACGACCAGATATTGAGCATGGGCGCGATCGTCTTCGTCGCCTTCGGGTTCTGGCTGATCGTCGCCCACGGGATTTTCGCCATCTTCCTGGCGCAGTCCGGCATCGGATCGGAGTCGCTCGAGCTGTTCCGCACCGGGGCGGGCATCATGATGCTGGTGGTCGGCGGTATCGTCGGCGCGCTGATGGCGCTGGCCTTTTATTCGATCACGGTCGTCAGCCTGCCGATGCTGGTCGACCGCGATGTCGACTTCATCACCGCGATTATCGTCAGCCTCGCGACGGTGCGATCGAACACGTTCGTACTGCTGGTCTGGGCGGTATTCATCGCGGTCGCCCTCTTTGTCGCCATGCTGCCGCTCTTCCTCGGGCTTCTCGTTGTGCTGCCGGTGCTCGGGCACGCGACATGGCACCTGTTTCGCCGCTCCGTGAGCGACGCCGGCACATAG
- a CDS encoding NAD(P)H-binding protein: protein MTTQRIFVLGATGTIGRPTVQALLRRGHEVVCFVRRRAASGGRLAPDDIARPLHGAELRYGDVTDAESLANQGFRGERFDALVSCMASRTGAPRDAWAIDHDAHMTALSAAEAAGVRHMVLLSALCVQKPLLAFQQAKLAFERRLMASGLAYSIVRPTAFFKSLSGQVDRVRQGKSFLLFGDGTLTACKPIGDADLADYLADCLDDATRHNRILPIGGPGEAITPKDQAEHLFALLGREPRFTHVPVRLLDAIIGTLGAIGRIVPAAADKAELARIGRYYATESMLVLNPDTGRYDAAATPSTGSETLFDFYARLIAGEASVDRGDHAVF, encoded by the coding sequence GTGACAACGCAGCGGATCTTCGTCCTCGGCGCCACGGGCACGATCGGCCGGCCGACGGTCCAAGCGCTCCTGCGGCGCGGTCATGAAGTCGTCTGCTTCGTCCGGCGCCGTGCCGCGAGCGGCGGCCGGCTGGCGCCCGACGACATCGCGAGACCGCTGCACGGCGCCGAGCTGCGATATGGAGATGTCACCGACGCGGAATCCCTCGCCAATCAGGGTTTTCGCGGCGAACGGTTCGATGCGCTTGTCTCCTGCATGGCGTCGCGCACCGGCGCGCCGCGGGATGCATGGGCGATCGACCATGACGCCCATATGACCGCGCTTTCCGCCGCCGAGGCGGCCGGTGTTCGGCATATGGTGCTGCTCTCGGCATTGTGTGTGCAAAAGCCGCTGCTTGCCTTTCAGCAGGCCAAGCTGGCCTTCGAACGGCGGCTGATGGCCTCGGGCCTCGCCTATTCGATCGTCCGGCCGACCGCCTTTTTCAAGTCGCTGTCGGGCCAGGTGGACCGGGTCAGACAGGGCAAATCCTTCCTGCTGTTCGGCGACGGCACGCTCACCGCCTGCAAGCCGATCGGCGATGCCGATCTCGCCGACTATCTTGCCGATTGTCTCGACGATGCAACCCGTCATAACCGGATATTGCCGATCGGCGGGCCGGGCGAGGCGATCACGCCGAAAGACCAGGCCGAGCATCTCTTCGCCCTGCTCGGCCGCGAACCCCGCTTCACCCATGTGCCGGTCCGGCTGCTCGACGCGATCATCGGCACGCTGGGCGCGATCGGCAGGATCGTCCCGGCGGCGGCGGACAAGGCCGAGCTGGCGCGCATCGGCCGCTATTATGCTACCGAGTCGATGCTGGTGCTGAATCCGGACACCGGCCGCTATGATGCGGCGGCCACCCCCTCGACCGGCTCCGAAACGCTGTTCGATTTCTACGCGCGCCTGATCGCCGGCGAGGCCTCGGTCGACCGCGGCGACCATGCGGTATTTTGA
- a CDS encoding hemerythrin domain-containing protein: MDIIDRLNGDHRTLKQFLAVMNEEGASDVARRRSLSHFKRLYYAHSVAEEMVVYNALEGRMPQWNDLAHIGHAEHNVATELLTRLSEAGEEPAEDWDHDARLLEEIVCGHIDDEEAEMVPAVQEFFGSADRASMIDRYDRAKKIALTDLSEDPAAQTASASS, encoded by the coding sequence ATGGACATAATCGACCGCCTCAACGGTGATCACCGGACCCTCAAGCAATTCCTGGCCGTGATGAACGAGGAAGGCGCGTCCGATGTGGCGCGCCGGCGCTCGCTGTCGCATTTCAAACGGCTCTACTATGCCCATAGCGTCGCCGAGGAGATGGTGGTCTACAACGCGCTGGAAGGCCGGATGCCGCAGTGGAACGATCTCGCCCATATCGGCCACGCCGAGCACAATGTGGCGACCGAGCTACTGACCAGGCTCTCGGAAGCCGGGGAAGAACCGGCCGAAGACTGGGATCATGATGCGCGGTTGCTGGAAGAGATCGTCTGCGGGCATATCGACGACGAAGAGGCCGAGATGGTCCCCGCCGTCCAGGAATTTTTCGGTTCCGCCGATCGGGCATCCATGATCGATCGCTATGACCGCGCGAAGAAAATCGCGTTGACCGACCTCAGCGAGGATCCGGCCGCACAAACCGCTTCCGCGTCGTCCTAA